GCTAATGCGTTTCGGTGTAGCATTTCAAGGGCAGAAACAACCTTGCCCTTGCCACCCGGCATTTCTATCAATCGCGGATTTCGATTTTCGCTTTGCTTCGCAATCCCTGGAGCCATGCCAGGGTGATCCGTTTTCCTTTTTCCTGCAAGACCAAATCTTCGAGGGAATCCAATTTCAAAACTTTGACGACATGATAACCGATCGGCGTACGGATAGGATCGCTGATTTCGTTCTCCTTCATATCGAAAATCCGGTTGAATTCCTCGTAATAATCTCCCTTTTTAAATTCCGGCAGTGCGCCGCCGCGATCCTTCGTCTGCGCATGTTCCGAATACTGGCGAGCCAGTTCTTCGAAGGATTCGCCCGCCCGCGCCCGCAGAGCGATTTCCTGGGCGCGCCGCTGAATGGCTTTCGCTTCCTCCTCAGCCGCCGTTGCCGGAACATAGAAGAGTATATGGGCGATCAAGGCTTTCCCGCCCGCATCTACGCCGGGATTCTCTTCCTTGTATTTTTCAATCTCCTCCGGCGTAGGAGGCGTAATTTTTTGGGGGATGAAATGAGGAATCACCATCATGCGCAAATAATCCTTATAGATTTGCCGCTTGCGCAGCCGCCGGATTTCTTCCCATGATATTCCCTGTTCCTGTTCTAAACGTTGCAGCGCTTCCGGCGAGTTGTATTGATCCCGCAACTCCACCATCGCTTTATTGGTCAACTCTTCCACCTTCCGGTCGATTTGATCCTTTTGCTCTTCCGACAAGCGGTTCCGCACTTCTTGATCGATAAGAAGATCGTCGATCAGCATTTGCAAAACCTTGTCCCATTCCTTCTTGAGTTGTTCGGAAGAGAGCGATTTGGGATCGATATTTTGCCGCATCGTCAAAAATCGCAGTTGGGCGCTGACTTCCCCGCTGAGAATGATGTCTTTATCGACGACGGCGGCAATGGATTCGCTTTTTTGCGCCCATACGATAAGCGGCGAAAGGCAGATGAAGGCGATAAGAATAATTTTGGTTTTCATATCCCATCCTCTAAAGGATCATCGATAAAATCCAGAAAATTAGGTTATTGCGAAATTACAATTGACGCAACCGATTAATGCGCCGAACCGGAAGGTTCTTCTCATATTTCCCTTATTTTCCAAGGGAAGCGGCGTCCGGCTCAAGCGTTGAGATGCTTGTTCATCCGTTCGATGGCCTCGTCGATCTCCGCCGTACTTTTGAATCCGATGACGATGGCATCGACGCAGTCCAGCCCCATCGCAAAGCGGAGGGAGGCGTCCCTTTGCGCAGGATCGGTGAAATCGCCATTCCCGATTAATTTCATCCCGATCACGCCCGTTCCCGAATCGTGGATTTTCTTGATCTCGCCAACTGCCTCGTCATGGCTTCCCTTCTCCGCCCACTCGCCCGTAGGGCCGTCCATATGGGTCCCGTCGTGATTGACGCGCAAGAGAGCGACATCCAGCCAGGAACATCCCGCCATCGCTTTCAACGGCTTTAGGCCATGGCAGGAAGCGCCGTGAGAGCGAATCCATTTATTCTCTTTCGCCTCTTGCAGACCGTCCATGAGCGGCTTCAGTTCCTCTTGCCAATTCGAGGTTTGCAGGCAATGAAGCAGAAAAGAGTCGAAATAATCGGTCTTCAGTTCTTTGCGGAAACGGTCGATTTCCTCCTTGGGAACGTGCCCCGGACTCCATTTCATTTTCGTTTGAATGGCGTAGCTCTCGCGAGGCAAACCCTCCAAAGCAGCGGCCAGCATTTCGTGCATCTCGCCATAGTTGTCGGCCGTATCGAAAAAGCGTACGCCCTTATCGTAGGCGTAACGGATAATCTTCGTAAATTCCTTCTGCCCCAACGCACGCTGCACGCTGCCGCCATTGCTGCCGGTTCCGAAGGCCAATCGCGTAACTTTCAATTCCGATCGGCCCAGCGTTACGATATCCGTAGCCGTCCTTTTGGTTTTTCCTGTTTCGGAAGCAAGGGCGAAGGGCGCTCCGGTTAAAGTTCCTATCCCCGCAGCGGCAGTCCGCAAAAACTCACGGCGAGTCCATTTCGGCATGATCCACC
The sequence above is drawn from the Candidatus Omnitrophota bacterium genome and encodes:
- a CDS encoding aldo/keto reductase; translated protein: MPKWTRREFLRTAAAGIGTLTGAPFALASETGKTKRTATDIVTLGRSELKVTRLAFGTGSNGGSVQRALGQKEFTKIIRYAYDKGVRFFDTADNYGEMHEMLAAALEGLPRESYAIQTKMKWSPGHVPKEEIDRFRKELKTDYFDSFLLHCLQTSNWQEELKPLMDGLQEAKENKWIRSHGASCHGLKPLKAMAGCSWLDVALLRVNHDGTHMDGPTGEWAEKGSHDEAVGEIKKIHDSGTGVIGMKLIGNGDFTDPAQRDASLRFAMGLDCVDAIVIGFKSTAEIDEAIERMNKHLNA
- a CDS encoding peptidylprolyl isomerase → MKTKIILIAFICLSPLIVWAQKSESIAAVVDKDIILSGEVSAQLRFLTMRQNIDPKSLSSEQLKKEWDKVLQMLIDDLLIDQEVRNRLSEEQKDQIDRKVEELTNKAMVELRDQYNSPEALQRLEQEQGISWEEIRRLRKRQIYKDYLRMMVIPHFIPQKITPPTPEEIEKYKEENPGVDAGGKALIAHILFYVPATAAEEEAKAIQRRAQEIALRARAGESFEELARQYSEHAQTKDRGGALPEFKKGDYYEEFNRIFDMKENEISDPIRTPIGYHVVKVLKLDSLEDLVLQEKGKRITLAWLQGLRSKAKIEIRD